From the Moraxella sp. FZFQ2102 genome, the window GGCTTTATTCCACAAACCTTGGACGAAGATGGCGACGAGCTGGACGCACTGGTCATCACCGAGCAGCCACTGACCACTGGTATCTTCCTACAAGCCAAAGTCATCGGCGTGATGAAGTTTGTCGATGATGGGGAAGTCGATGACAAAATCATCGTCGTACCTGCAGACGATCGCAACAATGGCAATGCTTACAACAGCCTAGAAGACCTGCCAGCACAGCTGATCAAGCAACTAGAGTTTCATTTCAATCACTACAAAGATCTGAAAAAAGCAGGCACAACCAAAGTTGAAGGTTTCTTCGGTGTCGATGTCGCCAAAGAAGTCATCAAAGAAAGCCAAAAACGCTGGAAAGAGCTGTAATTTCTGGTAGCGATGTAATGCTTAAGCCCTGAATTTTTTCAGGGCTTTTTGCTTGATAAAATTCGCTTAATTTTTATCAGATTTTGACAATTTTCTGACAAAACATGACGCATGGATGTGCTACAATTTGTCAATTTTTCCATCTTTTGTGCCACGATTTACCATCATAGCTATGTCATCATTTGCTCGCCTGCTGATTACACCTTGTCTTGCCTTGATTTTGGCAGCTTGTCAAAGCCTGCCTGAGACTGCGCATTTGCCAAAAAGCCAAACGCTCACCATCCAATCGCAGCTACTAAACCAAGTTGGGCGTGATTTGGCAGAGCCGAGCCTGCTTAATGACAGCCTAGATCAGCAAGCGGCACAATATCCCAAGCTATCAGGCTATTATCCGATCAGCAAAGGCTCGGACGCGTTCGTGTCGCGCAGCATTTTATCAGATCTAGCCACCCAGACCATCGATATTCAATACTACATTTGGCACAATGATGAAGCTGGACAGATGATGCTCAAGGATCTGTGGGAAGCGGCTGAACGCGGTGTGATGGTGCGTCTATTGCTCGATGATATGAACAGCTCAAAAGAGCTTGATCAGATTTTATTAAGATTTTCTGAACATCCAAACATTGCCGTACGCCTGATGAATCCGATGGCGCACCGCAAAATCCGCAGTGTCAATTTCATCACCGAGCCCAAGCGCATCAATGCGCGAATGCACAATAAGAGCATGACTTTTGATAATCGCATCAGCATCATCGGTGGGCGTAATATCGGTAATGAATATTTAAATAACGCCAGTGATAATAGCTTTGCCGACTTAGATGTGCTACTGGTCGGCGCGGTGGTACAAGACATCAATGACAGCTTTGAGCAGTATTGGAATTCTGATTTGGCGTATGATATTGAGACATTGGTCAAAAAAGATGATCGCAAATACAGCGAACTGCTCAATCCGATTATTAAGGATGAATTAACCCGTACTCAGACCGATGGCGAACACGCACTCCGCAGCTATCGTCTTGCGGTACAAAATTCCACCATTGGTGATGATTTGATCGCGCGTCGTGTGCCTTTTCGTTGGACACGCATTGAGCTGTATGCCGATCCTGTAGAAAAGCTTAGCAATGCTAAAGCCACTACCAACACACATTTGGTCGCACAGCTACAGAATCGACTGGGTAAGCCCAAGTCAGATTTTAGCATCATTTCATCGTATTTCGTCCCAACCAAAGATGGCGTAGAGACGCTCACCAAGCTTGCCAATCAAGGTGTAAAGGTAAGCGTTTTGACCAATTCATTTGATGCCACCGATGTCGGTGTGGTACATTCAGGCTATGCACATTGGCGCAGTCGCCTATTATCCGCTGGCGTAAAGCTGTACGAAGTCAAATCCAATGCATCAAGCGAGAAAGACAACCGCTTTTGGCGTAACAAAGTCTACGCCAGCACCACAAGCCTACACGCCAAAGCCTTTGCCGTCGATCACTCGCTTGTGTTCATCGGCTCTTATAATGTCGATCCGCGCTCTGCCAATATCAATACTGAACTTGGCGTACTTATCCGCGATCCTTTGCTCGCCAGTCAAATCCATCACGCACTACAAAATCCGCAGCTACTGCGCGGACAGGCTTATGAACTCAAACTCAACGATCGCGGTCTGCTTGAGTGGCACACGATCAATGACGGCACGCCAACTCTGTATCGCAACGAACCAAACACCAACCTAAAAGATCGCATGGGAATTGTACTGCTTGGCTTAATGCCGATTGATTGGTTGTTATAATATATCTAAATAGACAACTCATGTATATTTCACATGGCAATCTTGGTAATTTTCATGTAAACTAAGCAACAGCCATTTTGGTGGTATAATTAGTAATCATAACTTAACTATTTATCAATATCATCATGGCACTTGTCCTATCATTCATTGACATCATGTAGCTGAGTTTACCATGCCTTATGAACCGATTTTGACGCGCCAACACATCACCACCTGTCTGATTGTCAGTTTCGCTGCAGCGGTTGCCGTGTTTGATGCGGCGGTTTTTTGGTATCAGACGGAATTATTAAGCAAAATCTTTTTTGATGAGCGTCATCTGATGACTTGGCTGTCAAATTGGTACACGCTAATCATGTGTAGCGCACTTGCGATTGGGTTGCCAATTGGTGGTGTATTATTCGGCTGGTTGGGCGATCGCCTTGGGCGAAAATCCTCATTAATCTACAGCAGTGCCATCGTCAGCATCACCACCATTGGTTTGCTGTGCTTACCGACATCGCAGCATTTCGGTCATTTACCTGCTGTTATTCTAGGCGTGCTCAGATTCATTCAAGGTATCGGCTGCGGTGCGATTTTGCCCATTGCATTTGTCATCATCGCCGAGACCCTACCCACCAAGCGCATCGGCATGGGCTCAGGATTGATCCTAGCAAGTGTCGTCGGCGGTCTGATGATTTTGGGAATTTTATTAAATATTATTAATAACTCATTTAGCTTATATGAGCTTATCAGCTATGCATGGCGCATTCCCCATGCGATCTCGGCAGCTTTATCCATCATAGGCTTGTGGCTATTATCTAAGCTGTCAGAGACGCCCGTATTTTTATCAAAAAACTCTGTCGATGCACAGCAAAATGGACAACTGATCAGCCAAATTCACCTTGCTGACAGCCAATCCCTGCACAAATGTCTACCACCACCCAATCTCATCGCTGCCATCATCTTATCACTGATCGCCGCGGCGTTATTGATCCTAATCCCTGTACTGTTCTTGCCGATGTATGAGATCAGCTTTATCAGTTCAGCAAGTGCGGCGCGGTTTGGCGGTTATGTTGGGCTATTATTCATGCTGCTTGGCTGTATTTTTTATGGCGCGATGGCGGATCTGAATAATGCTGGGCGTGTGCTGATGATGGCGGGGATTTTGTTGCTGATTTTTAGCGCAGGTTTTATTTATCATGTGCAAAATGGCGGCGGTCTGGTGCTGGTATTTTTCGCCCTACTTGGCTTTGCTACAGGCTTAATCGGTGCTGTACCTGCAGTGATGACACGACTATTTCCCACCAAGCATCGCCTACGCGGTGTGGCGATCACCCTGACGATGGCTTATGCTTGTATCATCGCTTTGCTGCCTTTTGTCACTGGGCAATTTCTACTTTATACCGCCTACACGCCGCTTTTGTATGTGATGTTCATTGGTTTGGTGACGGTTTTTATCAGTTTTTATATTTACTACATTCCGCGTACCGCTCAGGATTTGAACCGCTGATAAATCTTCGCACAACAAAAAAGCAGGCACAATTGAACCGACCCCCAAATCTTAGACAAAGTTAAGATTAAGGACTAGGTTTAAATTAAGTGGTTTGATCAAGGACTAAGCGCCTGTATTTTACAGGACTTAGTCCTTTTAGTTTACTCTTTATTCTATCATGATTGTAGTAATGGATGTACTCATCAATCGCTTGTTTAAGCTCATCAATGGAGGTAAATCTTCTTTGATGTTTGTCATGAAAGAAGATTTCTTCTTTTAATGTGCCAAAGAAGCTTTCTATCACCGCATTATCCAAGCAATTACCCTTTCTTGACATACTTTGAATGATGTTGTTGTCTTTTAAGGTTTGTTGATAATTTTGCATTTGGTAGTGCCAGCCTTGATCTGAATGCAGAATCAATTGTGGTTTGCTGCTATCGTTGCCAGCATTATCATCTGCTTGCAGTCGCTTTAGTGCCTGATCAAGCATCTTGGCAACCAAGCCATAATTTGGGCTACTGTGCATCTGATAGCTAACAATTTCTCCATTAAACAAATCCATGATGGGAGACAAGTAAAGCTTTTTGACATTACCTTGTTTATCCAACACTTTAAACTCAGTGACATCAGTCGCCCATTTTTGGTTGGGTCGATCTGCTTTAAAATCACGCTTGAGTACATTATCAGCGATTTTACCCACCTTACCCTGATAAGCACTAAATCTGCGTTTAGAGCGAATCCGTGCTTTCAGTCCCATTTGGCTCATCAGTCGCCACACTTTTTTATGATTGATGACAAAGCCTAACTGTTTTAAGGCAAGGGTGATTCTGCGATACCCATACCTGCCTTGATGGGTGTGATATATCTTTTTGATTGCATCTTTGATGTCTTGATGTTTATCCTTTTGCTTGAATTGCTTTAAGTGATAATAAAAGGTTGCTTTGGCAACACCAAGATAAGTCAGTAATTGTTTTAATGGATAAATCTGCCTTAGCTCGTCAATCACTGTGATTTTATTGATGATGATTTGCTTTTTCTTTGCTGACGCTCCAAGGCTTCTAACTTTTTTAAGATGTCATTCTCCATGCGTAAGTACTGCAGTTCAGCAATCAATTCAGCATGGGTTTTTTGCTCATCAGGTTTGGATGTTTGCTTTGCTTTGTTGGTTTTAGGCACAGATTTTCTACCTTTGGGTTTGGGAGTCAGTCCCATGATACCATGATTTTGATAGGCTTTTAACCATTGAAACAGCACACTTGGGTTGCTGATATTTAATTCAATCGCCAAAGTGCGTATGGATTTACCAGCAAGTAGTTGTAATACTGCAGTGTGTTTGAATTCTGGTGAATAACTAGCTTTGCTCTTTCTGATACGAATACCATCAATACCATGAGTTTGATAGAGTCTCACCCAGTTTTGGACAATAGAGCGTTTAATACCAAAAGAGTTGGCTGTGTTGTGGTAACTATGTCCTGTTAAATAATGATCAATGACTTCAAGTTTAAAGTCAATTGTGTATTTGGTCATAAAAACACCCCAAAGGTTGTCTAACTTTTGGGGTGCGGTTCACAATCACCTGCTTTTTTTATTTAAAATATTTAATGATTTATTAAAAATTCTTGGTTTCTACGCCCTGCTCACTTGCCTTTAGCATCACACTTGCCGACTGTGCAGCAAAGATACCATTACACACTACACCGACGATATTATTTAGCTCTGCTTCAAGCTTGGCAGGATTCGACACATCCAAATCATAAGTGTCCAGAATCAAATTACCGTAATCGGTGACAAAGCCTTCGCGATATACAGGTTCACCCCCAAGCTTGACAAGCTCACGCGCCACATAAGAACGCGCCTGTGGCAGCACTTCGATGGCAACAGGGAATTTGCCCAATACTTCGACCGTCTTAGAATCATCGACCATACAAACAAATCGGCGTGATGCTGCAGCGACAATCTTCTCGCGCGTCAAAGCACCGCCACCACCTTTAATCATATTGCCCGCGCCATCGATCTCATCAGCACCATCAATATACAGATCTAGCTCGCCAATACTATTTAGATCAAAAATCTCAATGCCAAGCGCACGCAGCTTATCTTCGGTGACTTGTGAGCTTGCGACCGCGCCTTTAAGCTTAACTTGCGGCAATAGCTCAATCAAGCAATTAACCGTGCTGCCTGTCCCCACACCAAGCACCATGCCATCGTCAATGTAGCTGAGTGCTGCTTTGGCAGCGGCTTGTTTTTGGGCAAGTTTTGGATTGATCGTGGTCATAGCAAGCACCTTAACAGAATCATCATTGTGGCTATTGTACGCCAGTGTTACAATATTTTAAATTATAATTACAAAATTTTACAGATAAATTTTAGGCATAAAAATGACTTCATCAGCACATCTTCGGCACACTTTGTATCTACTACCGTTGCTACCTTCCGGTCCTGGCGGGGTTCATAGTACACAGTTGCGAAGCTACCGATGAAGCCAAGTCAGTATTATACTGATGTCGATTTGCTTTTGCAAGCAAAATTTGCAGTTTTATATTTATTTAGAACTGCTTAAGGCTGCTTCGGTACAAAGCGATCACAGGTATGCCCAAGCCCTTCGGCGATAACTGCTGTTTGCAGTACGCGACACTCAGCAAGCTCAAAACTTGACGGCAGTAAACCATCCAAATGCGCCACTATATAAGCAACGATCGGCATATGGCAGACAATCGCCACACAAGGCTCAGCATCATCACCGAACTGCTGACGAATCAGCGTGTCAATACCATCAACACCTACCACAGGATCATCATCAGGCGTGATGTTATCCAGTGTTAAAAATTGTGGCGTCTGACCTGCTTGATTAAGTTTATCTAATAAAATTTTTGCCGTCTGATCAGCGCGCACATATGGACTGGCGATGATCAAATCCACCTTATGATGATCGGTGATATAACGCGCCGTCTCATCAGCTTGCGCCTGACCAAACTGAGTCAAGACACGCCCTGCATCATCAGCACAATACGGTCCCGCTTGCCCATGACGCACAAAAATCAGTTTCATCTATTATTCCTTCGTCGTCTGCGGTACTTGATCTGCACCATCAGTATCACCAGCTTTTGGTATGGCATCAGCGCTACTTTTTAGCACTTCGGTAAACTCTTGGCTTAGTCGTGCGTTGCTCTCATCATGTGGCAGTACAAACTCCACATCACTGCGAAAACCTGTTTCCATTAGGTTCAATGCAACACCAAGCGCAGCCTTATCTTCGTACAATACCGCGTGCAAGGCGTGCGTGATCGGCATATACACACCCAGCTCATGCGCGCGCGTATGCACCTGCGCTATGGTATTGACCCCTTCGGCAGTTTGCCCAAGTTTTTTCACAGCAGCATCAAGACTGATACCCTGTCCAAGCATATAGCCGACACGATAATTTCGGCTCAAAGTCGAGCTACAGGTCGCATACAAATCTCCAACGCCTGACAAGCCTAAGAAAGTCAAAGGATCAGCACCAACCGCAACCCCAAAACGGCTCATCTCAGCCAACGCACGCGTCAAAAGCATTGCCTTGGTGTTCTCACCCACTTCATAAGCTGCCGCCATACCCATTGCGATGGCATAGATATTCTTCAGCGCACCGCCAAGCTCCACGCCTTTGACATCATCACTGGCAAAGACACGGAAAAACGCACTGTGCAAAGCTTGCTGCACCGCTTTTCTCAGCAGCTCCGAGCTTGATGCGATCACGGTCGCCGATGGCATATTATCCATGATCTCAACTGCTAAGTTTGGACCACTCATCACACCAAAATTCACTTCAGGCAGTACTTCTTGGATGATGTCACTCATCAAAGCATAGGTCTCTTTTTCCATACCTTTGGTCAATGACACCACCGCTTGATGGGTGATAAAAGGCTTGATCTGCGTCAAAATCTCACGAAATGCTGAACTTGGCACGGCAACAAAAATCACATCCACTCCCGTGATGGCTTGCTCAAGATCATGGCTGAATTTTAGGCGCGGATCCAGCTTGTGCGTTGGTAAGTATTTCTTATTAATTCGTGTCTTGTTTAACGCCTTGACTGTGCGTTTATCACGCACCCACAGTGTCGCATTACAGCCATTTTTGGCGGCTAGATTTGCCATCGCAGTGCCAAAACTACCGCCACCCAAGAATGCAAATTTCAGCGTCCTGGCATCGCCGTGTTCTTCACAAGCTTCTTGCAAGGACTCAGTCAATTGCGCTGATTTTTTCTTTTTTAGTCCAGTCAGCTCAGCAATGCTATTTAAAATCGGTGCTTGTGTTAAGCTTGATTCTTTAAGCGCGGTCACAGCTTCATCAATGCCAGTTGCAGCCGCATCGACGATTTTTTGCACTTTTGGATTTTGGACGCTTGGTTTTTTCAGTTTCATCACCGAGTACCTTGTTATCGGCTTGCTCAATCAGCTTGCCAGAAATTAGCAGTTTGGGTCAGTATAGCATATTTGTACGATAGAAAATGCATTTGTGACAAGTTAGGACAAATAAGTCACAAACTCATCGAGCGCTACCGTATCACGCTCAGGCATCTGAATGTCGCTTGAGCCTGTATAAATCAAGCCGCAGATGGTATTATCAGCACTGATATTGAAATACGATTTGACCGCGTCACTATTGCACAATGGACCCGAACGCCACACGCTGTGATAACCCAATGACTCTAAAGCCAACAGCATATTTTGTGCCGCTGCGCCTGCGCTCAATAATTGCTCAAATTCAGGCACTTTCTCATGCACTTTATAATTGGTCGCGATGAGAATAATCATCGGTGCACGCAGTGGCATATTTAAGGTTTTTTTCACCGTGGCATCATCTAAGATCTCGCCTTTGGCGGTCGCTTCATCTTGCGCAGCTCGCAAAAGAACTTGACCAAACCGCACCAGAGCATCGCCTGATAATACCCAAAATTGCCACGGCTTAAGCTGCTTATGATCAGGCGCGACCATCGCAGCGTACAGCACAGCATCCAGCTCATCTTGGCTTGGCATCGGTAGGACAAGCTTACCGATACTGCGTCTTTTATGCATAATATCTAAAATATCATTATGAACTTTTGTCATCTTATCCCTTATATTTTTCCACCATCAATCCAAGCGATGCTCAGCTGCCAAATAATCTTCTGACTGCATCTCAAGTAAGCGCGAACGCGTGCGCTCAATCTCAAACGCTAGTTTTTGCCCTTGATACAGCTCAAGAATAGACTGCTCAGCGCGCACCAGTAATTTGACACGGCGATCATAAAATTCATCGACCAAATAGATAAACCTGCGTGTCGGATCCATCAAGGTATCATTTAGAAATGGTACATTATCCACCATTACTGTATTGAACTGATTGGCGATCTCAATAAAGTCAGCAGCAGAACGCGGCTGCATACATAGTGCACGAAAATCAACTAGCAACATCGTCTCAGTCCGCT encodes:
- a CDS encoding helix-turn-helix domain-containing protein yields the protein MTKYTIDFKLEVIDHYLTGHSYHNTANSFGIKRSIVQNWVRLYQTHGIDGIRIRKSKASYSPEFKHTAVLQLLAGKSIRTLAIELNISNPSVLFQWLKAYQNHGIMGLTPKPKGRKSVPKTNKAKQTSKPDEQKTHAELIAELQYLRMENDILKKLEALERQQRKSKSSSIKSQ
- a CDS encoding inorganic diphosphatase encodes the protein MADFNQILDAGDVDGGVINVVIEIPTGSNHKIEWNRKLACFELDRVEPVAFAKPCNYGFIPQTLDEDGDELDALVITEQPLTTGIFLQAKVIGVMKFVDDGEVDDKIIVVPADDRNNGNAYNSLEDLPAQLIKQLEFHFNHYKDLKKAGTTKVEGFFGVDVAKEVIKESQKRWKEL
- a CDS encoding NAD(P)H-dependent glycerol-3-phosphate dehydrogenase; this translates as MKLKKPSVQNPKVQKIVDAAATGIDEAVTALKESSLTQAPILNSIAELTGLKKKKSAQLTESLQEACEEHGDARTLKFAFLGGGSFGTAMANLAAKNGCNATLWVRDKRTVKALNKTRINKKYLPTHKLDPRLKFSHDLEQAITGVDVIFVAVPSSAFREILTQIKPFITHQAVVSLTKGMEKETYALMSDIIQEVLPEVNFGVMSGPNLAVEIMDNMPSATVIASSSELLRKAVQQALHSAFFRVFASDDVKGVELGGALKNIYAIAMGMAAAYEVGENTKAMLLTRALAEMSRFGVAVGADPLTFLGLSGVGDLYATCSSTLSRNYRVGYMLGQGISLDAAVKKLGQTAEGVNTIAQVHTRAHELGVYMPITHALHAVLYEDKAALGVALNLMETGFRSDVEFVLPHDESNARLSQEFTEVLKSSADAIPKAGDTDGADQVPQTTKE
- the rpiA gene encoding ribose-5-phosphate isomerase RpiA is translated as MTTINPKLAQKQAAAKAALSYIDDGMVLGVGTGSTVNCLIELLPQVKLKGAVASSQVTEDKLRALGIEIFDLNSIGELDLYIDGADEIDGAGNMIKGGGGALTREKIVAAASRRFVCMVDDSKTVEVLGKFPVAIEVLPQARSYVARELVKLGGEPVYREGFVTDYGNLILDTYDLDVSNPAKLEAELNNIVGVVCNGIFAAQSASVMLKASEQGVETKNF
- a CDS encoding phospholipase D family protein; its protein translation is MSSFARLLITPCLALILAACQSLPETAHLPKSQTLTIQSQLLNQVGRDLAEPSLLNDSLDQQAAQYPKLSGYYPISKGSDAFVSRSILSDLATQTIDIQYYIWHNDEAGQMMLKDLWEAAERGVMVRLLLDDMNSSKELDQILLRFSEHPNIAVRLMNPMAHRKIRSVNFITEPKRINARMHNKSMTFDNRISIIGGRNIGNEYLNNASDNSFADLDVLLVGAVVQDINDSFEQYWNSDLAYDIETLVKKDDRKYSELLNPIIKDELTRTQTDGEHALRSYRLAVQNSTIGDDLIARRVPFRWTRIELYADPVEKLSNAKATTNTHLVAQLQNRLGKPKSDFSIISSYFVPTKDGVETLTKLANQGVKVSVLTNSFDATDVGVVHSGYAHWRSRLLSAGVKLYEVKSNASSEKDNRFWRNKVYASTTSLHAKAFAVDHSLVFIGSYNVDPRSANINTELGVLIRDPLLASQIHHALQNPQLLRGQAYELKLNDRGLLEWHTINDGTPTLYRNEPNTNLKDRMGIVLLGLMPIDWLL
- a CDS encoding nitroreductase family protein, which codes for MTKVHNDILDIMHKRRSIGKLVLPMPSQDELDAVLYAAMVAPDHKQLKPWQFWVLSGDALVRFGQVLLRAAQDEATAKGEILDDATVKKTLNMPLRAPMIILIATNYKVHEKVPEFEQLLSAGAAAQNMLLALESLGYHSVWRSGPLCNSDAVKSYFNISADNTICGLIYTGSSDIQMPERDTVALDEFVTYLS
- a CDS encoding IS3 family transposase, whose product is MIINKITVIDELRQIYPLKQLLTYLGVAKATFYYHLKQFKQKDKHQDIKDAIKKIYHTHQGRYGYRRITLALKQLGFVINHKKVWRLMSQMGLKARIRSKRRFSAYQGKVGKIADNVLKRDFKADRPNQKWATDVTEFKVLDKQGNVKKLYLSPIMDLFNGEIVSYQMHSSPNYGLVAKMLDQALKRLQADDNAGNDSSKPQLILHSDQGWHYQMQNYQQTLKDNNIIQSMSRKGNCLDNAVIESFFGTLKEEIFFHDKHQRRFTSIDELKQAIDEYIHYYNHDRIKSKLKGLSPVKYRRLVLDQTT
- the sixA gene encoding phosphohistidine phosphatase SixA, with protein sequence MKLIFVRHGQAGPYCADDAGRVLTQFGQAQADETARYITDHHKVDLIIASPYVRADQTAKILLDKLNQAGQTPQFLTLDNITPDDDPVVGVDGIDTLIRQQFGDDAEPCVAIVCHMPIVAYIVAHLDGLLPSSFELAECRVLQTAVIAEGLGHTCDRFVPKQP
- a CDS encoding MFS transporter, with product MPYEPILTRQHITTCLIVSFAAAVAVFDAAVFWYQTELLSKIFFDERHLMTWLSNWYTLIMCSALAIGLPIGGVLFGWLGDRLGRKSSLIYSSAIVSITTIGLLCLPTSQHFGHLPAVILGVLRFIQGIGCGAILPIAFVIIAETLPTKRIGMGSGLILASVVGGLMILGILLNIINNSFSLYELISYAWRIPHAISAALSIIGLWLLSKLSETPVFLSKNSVDAQQNGQLISQIHLADSQSLHKCLPPPNLIAAIILSLIAAALLILIPVLFLPMYEISFISSASAARFGGYVGLLFMLLGCIFYGAMADLNNAGRVLMMAGILLLIFSAGFIYHVQNGGGLVLVFFALLGFATGLIGAVPAVMTRLFPTKHRLRGVAITLTMAYACIIALLPFVTGQFLLYTAYTPLLYVMFIGLVTVFISFYIYYIPRTAQDLNR